A stretch of DNA from Acomys russatus chromosome 4, mAcoRus1.1, whole genome shotgun sequence:
tgccgggtggtggtggcacacgcctttaatcccagcacctgggaggcagaggcgggcgaaTCTCGTGTGTTCGgaagctagtctggtctacagggtgattccaggacagccaagactacacagagaaaccctgtctcaaaaataacaaaacaaaacaaaaaacgagatTGGCCAGTAATGTAGGGACAGCTATGTATCAGCGTGGCACACAGTTCTCAGATTGGCTCAGAGGCCCAAAAGATGGGTCTGGACTTCATCTCACTCAAGCgcatttctgtctttctttccccctgTGCTGCCTTGGGCCTGGGTCATTTCAGAGGAGCCTCAGGTAAGAGGGGCTTGTGTTTCGGGTCACTGGCCAGCATCTTCCTCCCTCCTAGGCAATCCCAGGGGGAAGAGGTGAGGTGGAAGAGGCAGAACCCCCCAGCCCCCGCactgtggaagggagggagggacccaCAGATGTTTTACATCAGCCCTGACTTGCACCTTCCCTACAGCTCTACACCCTCGCCGTGATGGGCCCAGGGCCACCAGATCGCCAACCAGCCCAGATTTCTCGCCGCTACTCGGACTTTGAGAGGCTGCACAGAAACCTGCAGCGGCAATTCCGGGGCCCCATGGCTGCCATCTCCTTCCCTCGTAAGCGCCTGCGCCGGAACTTTACTGCAGAAACCATTGCCCGCCGTAGCAGGGCCTTTGAACAGTTTTTGGGCCACCTGCAGGCAGTGCCTGAGTTACGCCAGGCTCCAGACCTACAGGACTTCTTCCTGCTGCCCGAGTTGCGGCGGGCGCAGAGCCTCACCTGTACGGGCCTTTATCGCGAGGCTCTGGCCCTGTGGGCCAACGCTTGGCAGCTGCAGACCCAGTTGGGCACCCCTTCTGGCCTAGACCGCCCCCTGCTGACTCTGGCTGGGttggctgtgtgccaccaggaACTGGAGGATCCTGGGGAGGCGAGAGCTTGTAGTGAGAAGGCTCTGCAGCTGCTGGGGGACAAGAGACCCCATCCTTTCCTGGCACCCTTTCTCGAGGCGCATGTCCGGCTCTCCTGGCGCCTGGGTCTGGACAAGCGGCAGTCCGAGGCTCAGCTTCAGGCGCTCCAGGAGGCAGgcctcacccctaccccaccccccagcctcaaGGAGCTGCTCATTAAAGAGGTGCTGGACTGATGAGTACCCAGCTGCCCCAGGCTAGGGGGCGAGGACTGAAAGGGGTTCTGGGAGCCCTTAAAGTAGCTCCCGAAGGAGTCTGCAGCAGCCCGAGAGGAACTTGGTTTTGCCGGGCTGGACTGCGAACAGGCTTTGGCTGGGATTATCCCAGGATGACACCAGGAGGAAGTCTCTTTAGTCTACCACAACCGGAGCCTGTGGCCAAGGTCAGAAATCAATGTTTCCTAAACCAGTGAAAGAGCTTGGCTGAAGGGCTGCAGACTGCTACTGGAGTCCTGGAATCCAGAGACAGGGGGAGGGCTGTAGTTCTATTAAAGGCCAGCTACTCCAGTGTTAGCAATCTCTTTATTGGATTGAAAAGGCAGGAAGCCCAGCTCTCAACAGCCAGCGACTCCTGCCTCAGGAATGGCAGTAGAAAAAGTCCTCTAGGCCCCAGGCTGAGCCAGTTATCTTCGACTATAGCTTACTCTCCGCTATCCGAGGCTTCAGTCGGATCACACCCTCCTGGGCACAGGTCACCGCAAGGACCCCATCCCGACGCCACAGCCGCCCATGCACTAGTCCTCGAGAGCCACCTGTGGGCAAGGAGAAGGGTGAGACCGGCCCCTGCTTCAGTCAGTGCAAGGCTGCTTTGCCTGCAGAGGGGTGTGACACGGCAGAATTGCCCCACACGAGGGCACATTGAAACCTCATGGTTCCCTGTGCCAAGTACCCCTTCCTGAGGCTCTTATAGCACCAAGGGCTCCACTTAATGGCTTAAAAGCACTTTCCACACATCTGCTCATTTCCTCAAAAGGATCACACAGAGACGCGCTCTGACAACAGGTTCCAAAGGCTTGGCCAAGCAGACTGCCACATCGCTGGCCACTTGTCAGAAACTCCAAGCCAAGTCCTGCCAGCTGGGAATTAACCCAAACTATCaccagggggaggagggggctgccAGAGAGGGCCTGAGACTGTGAGGGGTGGCCCCTTTCCATCTAGAAGTTCTACCTCATGGTGGCTGAGTCTTACATGGGCAAAGCCCACTTAGACCTAACTGTGGCCATAGAGCGCCGGCTTCATTCTCTGTCCCGCTTTCCTGACCATGACACTAAAAGTACAAAAGAGGCCCGGGGCAAAGCTGACTGAGAATCCTGCCATGCTGTTGGTACTTAAGTAACCCTTTCCTGACTATGAGGGGTTGCTTAAGTTTCATCCGTTTTATAAAGCaaagcttttcttcctttgaagtgTACTTCATTATAGACGAAGCCAGGGCTCTAACCCTAGACGTGACAAGTCTGGATTTCTCTCTGTTCCCTACatggagcatcttgaagtgacACTTTTAGAGACCTGAGTGCTCGGCCTCCTGTGCTACTCACAGAATCAGTTAGGGAGCTCCTTGGAAACATGGTTTACAGCCGGATGgtggcaatcccagcactggggaggcaaaggcaggcaggtctctgtgaggtccaggccatcctggtctacatagtgagctccaagacagctaaggctctgttacacagagaaaccctgtctcaaaaaaccaaacaacaaccaccctaccaccaccaccaccacaaccccaTAGTTCACTGAGGATGGAGCTCAGTTagtagagggcttgcctggcaTACAAGGGGCCCTGgacttgatccccagcactgcataaacgacatggtggtttacacctgtaatcccagcactcaagaggaggTAGGAGGCTTATGTAGTGTAGATCACCTTTAGTTACAGAGTAAGTTTGAGGCTGACCTAAGATATGTGAgactctggtttaaaaaaaaaaaagcagtttccTGGATCTGATCCAGGACCTGCTGGGGCACAATGCAATCTGTTTAGAAAGAGCTCCCTCAAGTGGCAGTTTGATGGCTTACTAGGCTTACACGGTCCTGTCTACCTAATATAACTCTATTAATTCAGATGAAAAAAccaagccagtccaggacagccaaggctacacagagaaaccctgtctcgaaaaaacaaacaaacaaacaaacaaaaaacagatgaaaaaaaccaagccagtccaggacagccaaggctacacagagaaaccctgtctcgaaaaaacaaacaaacaaacaaaaacagatgaaaaaaccaagaagccaggcatggtggcttccagcacttggggtgtggaggcaggatgatcaggaattcaaggccagactccaTTCCTCCATTCTGTatagagttcaagaccagcaggGGCTACATGAGACAAGAAGGCGCGGGGgcaggcggggggtgggggtggggggtgtgcaGTAGCATCCAAAAATAAAGCAGGCTCCTTAGCATCCCAAAGACACTGACCCACGGGCCCACACTCACCAGCCCAGGGGCTCTCGCACTCGTACAGCATCCAGTGGTCAGCTCGGAATGGGGCGTGGAACCACATGGAGTGGTCCAGCGAGACCATGAAGTTCACTTTATACTTGGACTGGTGGGGCAGCAATGCCGTGCCGAGGAAGGCGTAGTCAGAGATATAAGCAGCCACACAGCAGTGCATCTTGATGTCGCCCTCCCCTGCAACAGGTCCCAATCCCATCAGCCCTGGGCTCCTGGCCTTTCCAGCTCAGGTCctgcagggaggtgggggagaaatGGGCTGCCACACACAAACTGGGCACTGTGCATGGGCACCTGGCCCAGGGTAGGACGTGTGTAAGGATAAAGGAGGTGGGGACTaagggaaggcaggaagtcaGATGCAAGCCCATTCCCCCAAGTCTCCTCAATCACATCTAGGGTTAGCTGTTGTCCCAGATAAGAACCTCAGCAAGGCACCTTGCTTCCACCCAGAAAGGTCCAACAATGGAGTTACAGTCACCTCGCCATGCTCATGTTAAAGGGTAAGGGTGGAAATGGAGCCAAATTCTGCATAACTCAGATTAGGAAACAGGCCAAAGAGAGTGGTATGCCCAGGTGACAGAGGGCAGATGAGTGGCAAGGCCTAGATCCCTGGGGCGTTTTCCCCAATTCATGGGTCCCTCTTACCAATATAGCCCCGGGCTCGCACCCAGAACATCTGTTTGGGCTCCAGTGTCTGCAGCTGGCTCAGGATGGGTGGGTTCACCAGCTTGATCTCAATAGGCACCTCTTGGGCAGCAATTCGGTTCAGACCCACTCGGTATTTCTCGTGGAGGTTAGGGTCCCTGAAAGTAGAGACAGGGACAGAACCATTTGCCACAGGGGGCTTCTGTCCTGGAAAGCTTCCTCATGTAGTTGACAAAGCAATACAGGGTTGGAATCCCTTCCTTGTCACTTCAACCATGCAGCCTTGAGCAAGTCAGTCACCTCTGAGCCTATTTTTCCCATCTGAAACATGAGTAATGATGTGACCTGTTTCACAGCAAGTGTCATACACAGTTAAGGCCTAGGCACTGCACACGACCAAAACTCGACTCCTTGCCACAACCTCACGTGACAAGTGTGGTCATTACTGCAGCTGATAAGAGAAGTGAGCACAGGAGACCCAGGTGCTTGCTCGTCTGATGCCAGGCAGTCTGGACCCACAGCCATACATCCTGCGCCTGCATTCTCCATCCTAAGCAGTTAGGAGCCCTGTGTGCTGAGGTGACACCATTTCCACGGAACCCTCAGTGTTCTTAGTGGGCGGGCACTGCCATTCCCACCCCATCTGTGGGCGGCTTGTCTGCACTGTCCACTGTGGCAGCCACTCGGCTGGGGACTTGAAATGTGGCTCCTGTAACTAGAGAGAACAAAATCAGTGAGGGATGTGGGATGGCGATGTGGCTCCATGGCAGGgagcctgcctagcatgcacaaagccctggggatTTGACCCctagcaccacacacacaaaaggattgTTCATTCTAgctcattaattttatttatttgcttgtttctttgttttccgagacagggtttctctgtgtagccttggctgtcctggactcactttgtagaccaggctggcctcgaactcacatcagtccacttgcctctgcctcccgagtgctgggattaaaggcttgtgctgccaccacccagttctagctcattaattttaaaatagcctaaaGGGTTAGATGCTACCTTATTGACCAGCGCAGTCCTAAGATCAGGCTCCTTTAACGACAATGCGTTATTTTTCCTTCTATGCTTTCGTTTTGTCTGTTAGTGGTTTAATACTCACATGGTGAGGCGTGTGTACCTGTTATTTAATCCCCACAGCAGCCTTATGAGGTAGTTATACTTAGCTCCATTTATAACCGAAGCTACAGCACAAGCACTAGACATGGACGTGaatgtcagaagacaaccttctggccgggcgtggtggcgcacgcctataatcccagcactcaggaggcagaaacaggtggatcgctgtgagttcgagaccagcctggtctacaaagcgagtccaggacagccaaggctaacacagagaaaccttgtctcgaaaaacaaaacaagatagacaaacaacaaaaaaaagatctggtgctgtcttctggtatgcaggcacacatgcaggcagaatactgtatacataataaataaataaatctttaaaaaaaagaaatggagaatagAAATATCAGAATGCATCTAATCTAGTCATGTgagtactgttttcttttttatttaaagacaggatctctctacatagGGTAGGCTGGCTGGGACtcctcatgtagaccaggctagctttgaactctcaCAGACCTGATGTCTCTGGCCTAAGTGTGTTTTTCACTATAGGTCAAAGTAGTAAAGGTTTTAAGATCTGGGGTGCAGCTCGGTGGTAGAATACATCTAGCATACACGAGGCCCCGAGGCTTGATCATTAGAACCATAAAAATTAGAtgaaagaagtttaaaaattaaaacaccaccAACCCCTTTCTGGAATCCTCGGGTCTCACCTTAAATACTGCTCAATGAGGCCCTCGCGGTCCAGCAGCTCTTCTGGTGGGGGTACAGTGGGCATGGAAAACTGGTGCTGCAGGGGGCTGGGCTGCATCCGCTGGAAGGAAGCCTGACAAATGAAGATGGCCTTGCCATGCTGCACGGCCTTCACAGAGCGCACTGAGAAACTTGCTCCTGTTCGTGTCCGCTCCACATGGTACAACACTGGCACCTTCGGGTCCCCTGCAGTAGACATAAAGGGCACAGTGATCCTGCGGAAATCCATGGGCCCTATCATCAATCACAGTTAGTAAGACAGACACCGCTGTTTTCCTcatcctaatttttttttgtgtttcgttttagttgttgttttgagacagggcttcactctATAAcctaggttggcctggaactctgggcaatcttcttgcctctgcctctcaaatgctacaGTTAAAGCTGAGAACcatcatgccccccccccttttttctgaAGACAGATTTCTCACTATAGTGTTGTCCCTTGCTTTTGGCAGAGACCCCGACAGTCGGGGGAGTGGGCTCGTCTACAGTAGAAGACAGGGAACGTGCTAGGTGTGCCCTGACTGGAAGCTGCAGGGGAGCCACCTAGAAGGGGATAGTCCGTGCAATTGCTTAGGGACACGCATTTGGCCTTCTCCACTTGGTCCAAAGTCAGAAACAGGTAAAATTAGAAGAGCTGTCAGTCATTAACCAAGTccttgtcctgaactcacagagatctgcctgcctttgccacccaagtgctgggattataggtgtgcaccatcacacctgcacCAATCCACTTCTTGTTTCTAGGTTTTTAGCCTTTctctgcacttgagaggcagaggcagggggattgctgtgagttcaaggccaacttggtctacaaagcaagtccaggacagtcaaggctacacagccttgtttgtttgtctcgaaaaacaaaacaaaacccactaaagCCAACTGATATATTTAGGCACCAGTCTATAATGCCAACACCCACcatgcaggagcttgaggcagaaagatcagaattCCAAGCCAGACTTGGTAACCtagcttaaaaacaaagaaaacctacTCAGGTATCTCACTAGGTTGGAAGAATCCCAGTTTAAAAAGGCCAGAGTTgggctgggatgcagctcagttggcatAGGGCTTGCCTAAAATGAAGGAAACCGTAGGTTCTACCTAACACCAAATAAACAAGCTGTGGCGGTGTGTACCCGAGGAGACGCAGGCAGGAGGGTTAGAACTTCAGGGTCATGCATGGCTACACAGCACATCTGCGGCCTCCACTATGCAAGCAGCGACGTCACCATCCCAGACCCTGAGTCTGCAATGAGAACTCCCTGCAGCCTAGTCAGAGCTTTAAGACTCTAAAAGACCCTATGGAAATATCTCTGGTCCCACTTCCCTTCTGTTTCACAGATGAGATGAATCTTAGCAAAAGAAGGTAACTCATTCAAGAGTACCTTGGCAAGTATTACACAGCTGAAACTCAGTCTCCAAACTGCCTACCCTCTAGTCCAATTGCAGTTAACACAGCACTCTGAAGATTTAGCAGTCTTGACACTTGAACAGTATAAAGGACGAAgaagagagccaggtgtggtggcgcaggccctCACTGTCAAACACTCGGAAGCCAGGAGCaggagatctttgtgagttcacggccagcctggtgtaaatggtgagtttcaggccagccaggcagGCTATATATACAgtaagaccctggctcaaaacgaCAACAATGGCGAGATGGCTTGTccattaagagcactttttgttcttgcagaggacccatgtttggttcCTACCacctatgtggtggctcacagtcccTTGTAACTCCAAATTCCAGGGgactcaatgccctcttctggcctcatcagACAACAGGAAAGCAGCCTGGTGCTCAGAAACTCATTTaggcatatacatatgcacatacactttaaaaaaaaataagtaccttttttttgtttgtttgtttttcgagacagggtttctctgcgtagccttggccatcctggactcactttgcagaccaggctggcctcgaactcacagcgatccgcctgcctctgcctcccgtgtgctgggattaaaggcgtgcgccaccacgctgcccggctagtacttttttttttttttaatgagtgagtGTTGGTTTTGGTGgcaacctttaattccagctcttgggaggcagaggcaagcagatctctgtgagttccaggtcagccagacatacacagtaagactctgcctcaacaaaacaagccaggcatgctagtgcacacctttaatcccaacactccagtggcagaggaaggtggattgctgtgagttcgaggccagcctggtctacaaaacaagtccaggacaatcaaggctacacaaaccctgtcttgggaaaaaccaacaacaacaacaacaaaccaaaccaaaggaaaaaaatgaataaagaacagAGCCAAGCCTGGAGAAATGCAGACTGgggctagccagggctgcacagtgagactctacctcaaaataaaatacaacaaaaagccACAAAGATAGGCCCACCGAGAGCTGCTGAGCATCAGTCCACGGCAGTGAGAAACACAGAACAAGCACTCAGTCCCAGTGGGTGTGACAAGGATCTAGGTCAGTTCCAGATCCTGTCTCAGCCActtaagtgttgagattacagaccGGAGCCGACAAGATGGGCCctctccctgctttttttttttttttttttttttggtacttgaGATGCAACACAGACCCTCCCATGTGCTAGCCAAGGGCACTACCATTAAGCTACATGCTCAGCCCCCCAGGTTCCTTTCAGAGGATCCTCTTCTCTGATTCTCCCATCTCTTCTCCTTCAAAGCCAGGAAGGGAGAAGTGACTGCTGGGCCACCAAGGTGGAGCCAGCAAGCAGGGAGCCAGGGGACCAGGTTTACCTGCCCGAACAAAGTAGCAGTGCAGGGAGTGCACGTGGACGTCTTCACTCACAGACTTGGCGGCGGCCACCAGGGCTTGGCCCACAATCTGACCCCCAAAGAGCCGCTGGGAAGTGGGTACCCAGTAATGCCTTCCTCTGTGGGGAGAGGAAAGTGGAAAAGACTTGAGGGGTGCTCTGAATTCCATAAGCCTCAAGTAAAGGATCTAAGGTTATTTGGGTCtgtagtgacaattctggaaTTCTGatttcttagagagagagagagagagagagagagagagagagagagagagaagaagaagaagaagaagaagaagaagaagaagaagaagaagaagagaaagaagaagaagaggagaaagaagaagaagaagaagaaaagaaaagaaaagaaaagaaggagaggagaggagaagagagggagagagagattagaaacctgtttttgttttaatcccaggtgtggcgATGTGAGGCTGCTTTGGACTGCCCGAGGCAGCTGACTGATTTGCCTCCAgctgccttgtgctctagcaggggtgtggtcttgccagctgcagatagtttctgagtTTGTGTGAGGCttagaattctgggaacttttcagagggtctATAAATGCTAGAGCCATAAGCGGCTGGGTCAGTGGCTATTGGTCATTTAGGGTTGTTCGTTATAGTTTGctagtagtcatgctcaaagaacaaacaaaaggaaagaaattagattcagggctctctctccctccctctgcccctccccctccctcccccttcctttcccttatctagtgatagggggtgaAATGGGCAGGTGGGGACTGATaaaggtgggaaaaagaagaacccacaaagtagcaaagaccagccaTACAGGTCCATTTTCAGAACCCAAGGAAAGCCAAGGTCTCTGTTCTGAAATCTCTTACATCGCTGCATAAAACTTCAGGCTTTATATCTGCCCAAACTTTCCGTGGACTCCAGCCACATGTCATGAGCCAACTCCCTTGGTTTACAGCAGGAGTATAGGAAGTAAGTCCACACAACTCGACCATTATTAATCCTGGCAGTTTCAAGTCCACAGTTTCTTCCCCTCCACAAACCAGGGAAAGGTAGAGAGGCCCCAAAAGGACATGAGGAATCCAAAAACAGATCTGGAGCAGACTGTATACATGAAAGATTGCCACTGGCACTCCATAACTGTGACAAGGCATGTCTTCCAAGAACTGGCTTCGGAGCCAAAAGGGTCTCCTCCCTGAGACATCCCAACTAACTCcctgaaagagagagggggagagagagagggagggagggtgggggggggggagagagagagagagggagggagggtgagggggggggagagagagagagagagagagagagagagagagagagagagagagagagaggaggagagagagggggcggggagagataAGTTTAACTGTCCAATGGTCTGAAGTTGTGCAATTCAATTCAAATGAACAACCTGGCCTGGTGTTCCAGGTGAAAGGGCTTACCCAGGGCTGGAGCCTGaccctgagtcctggggttacaTTTTTCATTACACTACACTTTGGAAATTACTCCtgctgccgggtgtggtggaacacgcctttaatcccagcactcgggaggcagaggcaggctgatccatgtgaattcgaggccagcctggtctacagaaattaactaattaaaaagaaagaaaatcactgcTGGCCAAGACTATAATTACCTACGTGGAAGAGTGATCAAAGTAAAGATAAAGGTCTGATAAAAATCAGAGAGATGTAGAGGTTGAAACTGTCACTAAAccggcatggcggtgcacaccttcatctcagcacttgggaggcagaggcttgctgatatctgtgagttcaaagccagcctggtctacatagagttccaggctgGTGCTGCACTcctgccagcactgaggaggcaaacGTGGGTGGGTCCCCCTTGGGATCCAGGCCATCCTAGTCTTtgtagtgaattccagggcagccatgactatatagtgacaccctgtctgtaaacaaaccaacaaaaatcccACGCTACCATTCACCAACTTCAGTGATGCCCTGGAAGAAAACATACCCCAAGATAAATAATGACTTACCAGCCCCGTTAATGGTGCAGGGATGGGGTGAAAAACAACAGGGCAGTGAGCTTGTTAGAGTAGCGTATTGGTTTTAAAACCCGATCAGCTGAGTACCCTCAGGCA
This window harbors:
- the Snx21 gene encoding sorting nexin-21 isoform X1, whose product is MASRLLHRLRHALASDGPGEAAAGPEAEQFPESSELEDDDAEGLSSRLSGTLSFTSAEDDPDDDEEDDDEAGPDSLASGDGTSGEDAERSPPPDGQRGSQPLARQLQDFWKKSRNTLVPQRLLFEVTSANVVKDPPSKYVLYTLAVMGPGPPDRQPAQISRRYSDFERLHRNLQRQFRGPMAAISFPRKRLRRNFTAETIARRSRAFEQFLGHLQAVPELRQAPDLQDFFLLPELRRAQSLTCTGLYREALALWANAWQLQTQLGTPSGLDRPLLTLAGLAVCHQELEDPGEARACSEKALQLLGDKRPHPFLAPFLEAHVRLSWRLGLDKRQSEAQLQALQEAGLTPTPPPSLKELLIKEVLD
- the Snx21 gene encoding sorting nexin-21 isoform X2 — translated: MGPGPPDRQPAQISRRYSDFERLHRNLQRQFRGPMAAISFPRKRLRRNFTAETIARRSRAFEQFLGHLQAVPELRQAPDLQDFFLLPELRRAQSLTCTGLYREALALWANAWQLQTQLGTPSGLDRPLLTLAGLAVCHQELEDPGEARACSEKALQLLGDKRPHPFLAPFLEAHVRLSWRLGLDKRQSEAQLQALQEAGLTPTPPPSLKELLIKEVLD
- the Acot8 gene encoding acyl-coenzyme A thioesterase 8 isoform X2 gives rise to the protein MSAPEAPGDDHSDADRGDLSGDLRSVLVTSVLNLEPLDEDLFRGRHYWVPTSQRLFGGQIVGQALVAAAKSVSEDVHVHSLHCYFVRAGDPKVPVLYHVERTRTGASFSVRSVKAVQHGKAIFICQASFQRMQPSPLQHQFSMPTVPPPEELLDREGLIEQYLRDPNLHEKYRVGLNRIAAQEVPIEIKLVNPPILSQLQTLEPKQMFWVRARGYIGEGDIKMHCCVAAYISDYAFLGTALLPHQSKYKVNFMVSLDHSMWFHAPFRADHWMLYECESPWAGGSRGLVHGRLWRRDGVLAVTCAQEGVIRLKPRIAESKL
- the Acot8 gene encoding acyl-coenzyme A thioesterase 8 isoform X1, with protein sequence MRISSGDPKVPVLYHVERTRTGASFSVRSVKAVQHGKAIFICQASFQRMQPSPLQHQFSMPTVPPPEELLDREGLIEQYLRDPNLHEKYRVGLNRIAAQEVPIEIKLVNPPILSQLQTLEPKQMFWVRARGYIGEGDIKMHCCVAAYISDYAFLGTALLPHQSKYKVNFMVSLDHSMWFHAPFRADHWMLYECESPWAGGSRGLVHGRLWRRDGVLAVTCAQEGVIRLKPRIAESKL